Proteins encoded within one genomic window of Dasypus novemcinctus isolate mDasNov1 chromosome 17, mDasNov1.1.hap2, whole genome shotgun sequence:
- the LOC101411862 gene encoding regenerating islet-derived protein 3-alpha-like: protein MLPPMALSSVSWMLLSCLMLLSQVQGEDAKQELPSARIRCPKGSKAYGLYCYALFLTPKSWMEADIACQKRREGHLVSVLSGPEGSFVASLIKSSLNSYSYIWIGLNDPTQGTEPNAGGWEWSSADLMSHLAWERSPSTISNPGHCGTVSRSSGFLKWKDYNCDATLPYVCKFSD from the exons ATGCTGCCTCCCATGGCCCTCTCCAGTGTGTCCTGGATGCTGCTCTCCTGTCTGATGCTCCTATCTCAGGTCCAAG GTGAAGATGCCAAGCAGGAACTGCCTTCTGCACGTATCCGTTGTCCCAAAGGCTCCAAAGCCTACGGCTTATACTGCTATGCCTTGTTTCTAACACCAAAATCCTGGATGGAGGCAGAC ATAGCCTGTCAGAAGCGGCGGGAAGGACACCTGGTGTCTGTGCTCAGCGGGCCTGAAGGATCCTTCGTGGCCTCCCTGATCAAGAGCAGTTTGAACAGCTATTCATACATCTGGATTGGGCTCAACGACCCCACACAG GGCACAGAGCCCAATGCTGGTGGATGGGAGTGGAGTAGCGCTGACTTGATGAGTCACTTGGCCTGGGAGAGGAGCCCCTCCACCATCTCAAACCCTGGCCACTGTGGGACTGTGTCAAGAAGCAGTG GATTTCTGAAATGGAAAGATTATAACTGTGATGCAACCTTGCCCTATGTCTGCAAGTTCAGTGACTAG
- the REG1A gene encoding LOW QUALITY PROTEIN: lithostathine-1-alpha (The sequence of the model RefSeq protein was modified relative to this genomic sequence to represent the inferred CDS: inserted 2 bases in 1 codon; substituted 1 base at 1 genomic stop codon), with translation MASINSSFLLLSCLMFLSLSQGEEDQRDLRSTWISCPEGTNVHGTYCYLFNGDLETWFDRYLLCQSMHSXLVSMLNQAEGAFMASLIKDSGAQDHNIWVGLYDPKKVFPSLSSGPSTSRTTAGSGSLFSYKFWVIGAPSSTNSGYRAILTSNSGFLRWKDVSCESKFSFVXKFKY, from the exons ATGGCAAGCATCAACTCATCCTTCCTGCTGCTCTCATGCTTGATGTTCTTGTCTTTGAGCCA AGGTGAGGAGGACCAGAGGGATCTGCGCTCCACCTGGATCAGCTGCCCGGAAGGCACCAATGTCCATGGCACCTACTGCTACCTCTTTAACGGAGACCTTGAGACTTGGTTTGATAGATAT CTCTTATGCCAGAGCATGCATTC CCTGGTGTCTATGCTCAACCAGGCTGAGGGTGCTTTCATGGCTTCCCTGATCAAGGACAGCGGTGCCCAGGACCACAATATCTGGGTTGGCCTCTATGACCCCAAAAAG gtgtttccctctctctcttctggtcCTTCTACCTCCAGAACCACTGCCGGTAGTGGGTCCCTGTTCTCCTACAAATTCTGGGTCATTGGAGCCCCCAGCAGTACCAACTCTGGCTACCGTGCAATCCTAACTTCAAACTCAG GATTCCTCAGATGGAAGGATGTAAGTTGTGAGTCAAAGTTCTCCTTTGTCTGAAAGTTCAAATACTAG
- the LOC101412286 gene encoding regenerating islet-derived protein 3-gamma-like — MLLPMALSSVSWMLLSCLMLLSQVQGEDPKMELPSVRISCPKGSKAYGLYCYALFLNPKSWMDADMACQKRSSGHLVSVLSGAEGSFVASLIKSSLNSYSYIWIGLHDPTQGLEPNAGGWEWSSTDVMNHLAWERNPSTVSNPGHCGTVSQSTGFLKWRDFNCDASLPYICKFKD, encoded by the exons ATGCTGCTTCCCATGGCCCTCTCCAGTGTGTCCTGGATGCTGCTCTCCTGCCTGATGCTCCTGTCTCAGGTCCAAG GTGAAGACCCCAAGATGGAACTCCCTTCTGTCCGCATCAGCTGTCCCAAAGGCTCCAAAGCCTATGGCTTGTACTGCTATGCCTTGTTTCTGAACCCAAAATCTTGGATGGATGCAGAT ATGGCCTGCCAGAAACGGTCCTCAGGACACCTGGTGTCAGTGCTCAGTGGGGCTGAGGGTTCCTTTGTGGCTTCCCTGATCAAGAGCAGTTTGAACAGTTATTCATACATCTGGATTGGGCTCCATGACCCCACACAG GGCCTGGAACCCAATGCAGGTGGATGGGAGTGGAGTAGCACTGATGTGATGAATCACTTGGCTTGGGAGAGAAACCCCTCTACTGTCTCAAACCCTGGTCACTGTGGGACTGTGTCACAAAGCACTG GATTTCTGAAATGGAGAGATTTTAACTGTGATGCTAGCTTGCCCTACATCTGCAAGTTCAAAGACTAA